The proteins below are encoded in one region of Populus alba chromosome 2, ASM523922v2, whole genome shotgun sequence:
- the LOC118050480 gene encoding uncharacterized protein isoform X1, translating into MEEQQQKQSKWKLERGQYLGEISALCFLHPPSNLSSLPFLLAGTGSQLLLYNLESGKIIKSFEVFDGIRVHGITCSSSAEESSNFPSLTVSFKIAVFGEKRLKLFNLHIQTPSQVSADLALIHCLPKFTHWVLDVSFFKNSAVSSSQEERQCLAIGCSDNSVHLWDMSVSSVVLQVQSPERCLLYSMRLWGDSLETLRIASGTIFNEIIVWKVVPVEPHLDGLPSTSLLEDDIYLSCSLPDSFQLRFQKHKSAHMCRLIGHEGSIFRIAWSSDGSKLVSVSDDRSARIWAVRDELKDSDNREEEVAGPVLFGHNARVWDCCICDSVIVTAGEDCTCRVWRLDGKQLKMIKEHIGRGIWRCLYDPTSSLLITAGFDSSIKVHQVSASISQSLEGQIESKPFIDRMEIFTCRIPNSSEYIGLMDSKSEYVRCLHFTCEDTLYVATNNGYLYHARLHGTVDVKWTKLAQLSEEVPIVCMDLLSIKLPKHSNGVDDWVALGDGKGNMTIVRIMGDVFTPEVGFTFTWSAGKERQLLGTYWCKALGCRFIFTADPRGILKLWRLSDPLSSGSLTYGRTFDASLIAEFTSCFGIRITCLDASFEDEVLVCGDLRGNLVLFPLSKGLLLDKPTLQEIKISPLCYFKGSHGISTVSNISVAKLSSDTIEIRSTGGDGCICYLEYDPDQHGLEFVGMKQVKELSLVQSVSADNNCLDDLANCGYAIGFASTDFIIWNLISEAKVVQIPCGGWRRPHSYYLGDVPEAMSCFAYVKDEIIYIHRKWVPEKERKIFPQNLHIQFHGREMHSLCFVSKNTLVEANGKNFQFDRSSWIATGCEDGTVRLTRYIPGVEGWLTSKLLGEHVGGSAVRSICSVSKMHIIASNLTNLSDWTKRQNTCAGDMDNPFLLISVGAKRVLTSWLLRDRNLDKENVFIEQEKMENGNGYKPSSEVSSLMSFKWLSTDMPPRNSSSCGKTKVAEKIQGITKELNMNIDVTSGPLLLEKGEGYSKISYDDKYEDDWRYLAVTAFLVKCAGSRLTVCFVVVACSDATLALRALVLPHRLWFDVALLVPLSSPVLTLQHVIIPSCLPFEENIRIGNVYIVISGATDGSIAFWDLTDNVEAFVQRLSTLNIEKSINCQTRPRTGRGSQGGRWWRTLSGGVPKNRPGDGLVAVKAGERMNCNLANHPMNEASTAVSDVENCTIVCSQAVDNTHHEPEVNSVNSLPGICEIRPFHVFNNVHQSGVNSLHISDIQDIQSSENGFAFSVISGGDDQALHCLKFDLSPLSTGKDSDVVTSNLINLFTSSESMKNNCCRQSQTNKYRIRFLYHDRIISAHSSAIKGVWTDGMWVFSTGLDQRIRCWLLQDNCKLTEQAYLIISVPEPEALHARACGRNHYEIAVAGRGMQMVEFSAS; encoded by the exons ATGGAAGAGCAGCAGCAGAAACAGAGCAAGTGGAAACTAGAGAGAGGGCAATACCTAGGAGAAATATCAGCTCTCTGTTTCCTCCACCCTCCTTCTAACCTCTCTTCTCTCCCTTTCCTGCTCGCtg GCACAGGATCGCAACTGCTGCTATATAATTTAGAgtctggaaaaataataaaatccttTGAAGTTTTTGATGGAATTCGTGTCCATGGGATTACTTGCAGCTCCAGTGCAGAAGAGTCATCGAACTTTCCTTCTTTAActgtttctttcaaaattgcTGTCTTCGGTGAAAAAAGACTCAAACTTTTCAACTTACACATTCAAACTCCTTCGCAAGTGAGTGCAGATTTAGCTTTGATTCATTGCTTGCCCAAGTTCACTCATTGGGTCTTGGATGTTTCCTTCTTTAAG AACTCTGCAGTCTCTTCAAGTCAGGAAGAGAGACAATGTCTTGCAATTGGATGTAGTGATAACTCTGTCCATCTCTGGGATATGTCGGTGTCCAGTGTAGTTCTTCAAGTTCAATCTCCAG AGAGATGCCTTTTGTATTCCATGCGGTTATGGGGTGACAGTTTGGAAACTTTAAGAATTGCTTCCGGTACCATATTCAATGAG ATCATCGTTTGGAAAGTGGTTCCTGTAGAACCTCATCTTGATGGGCTGCCTTCAACAAGTCTCTTGGAAGATGATATATATTTGAGCTGTTCATTACCCGACTCTTTCCAGCTTCGTTTTCAGAAGCATAAATCTGCTCATATGTGCAGACTTATTGGACATGAAGGCTCAATTTTTCGCATAGCATGGTCCTCAGATGGATCCAAACTGGTTTCCGTCTCTGATGATCGCag TGCTCGTATCTGGGCTGTTAGGGATGAGCTGAAAGATTCAGATAACAGAGAGGAGGAGGTTGCAGGCCCTGTTCTGTTTGGTCATAATGCTAGAGTTTGGGACTGCTGTATCTGTGATTCT GTAATTGTCACTGCTGGTGAAGATTGTACATGTCGTGTATGGAGATTGGATGGCAAACAGCTCAAGATGATTAAGGAACACAT agGAAGAGGTATATGGCGTTGTTTGTATGATCCAACCTCTTCACTCCTCATTACTGCTGGATTTGACTCTTCAATCAAAGTGCATCAAGTGTCTGCTTCTATTTCCCAGAGCTTGGAAGGACAAATTGAATCAAAACCTTTCATTGACAGAATGGAGATATTTACCTGTCGCATCCCAAATTCATCTGAATATATTGGTCTCATGGACag CAAAAGTGAATATGTACGTTGCTTGCATTTCACATGCGAAGATACACTTTATGTTGCGACAAACAATGGTTATCTGTACCATGCTAGATTACATGGAACTGTGGATGTAAAATGGACAAAGCTTGCTCAGCTCAGTGAAGAGGTGCCGATTGTTTGTATGGATTTGCTGTCCATAAAACTCCCCAAACATTCCAATGGAGTTGATGACTGGGTTGCTTTAGGAGATGGTAAAGGAAACATGACAATTGTGAGAATTATGGGTGATGTTTTCACTCCCGAAGTGGGTTTCACCTTCACCTGGTCAGCAGGGAAAGAGAGACAACTCTTAGGAACCTATTGGTGCAAGGCATTGGGATGTAG GTTCATTTTTACTGCTGATCCTAGAGGAATTTTAAAGCTATGGAGGTTAAGCGATCCTTTATCATCTGGTTCTCTCACTTATGGAAGAACTTTTGATGCATCCCTTATAGCAGAATTCACATCATGTTTTGGAATTCGGATTACGTGTCTAGATGCGTCATTTGAGGATGAG GTGCTGGTATGTGGGGATTTGCGTGGAAATCTGGTTCTTTTCCCTTTGTCAAAGGGCTTGCTGCTGGACAAACCTACtctacaagaaataaaaatttcaccGTTGTGTTATTTTAAAGGATCTCATGGAATATCAACTGTATCCAACATTTCTGTTGCTAAATTGAGCTCTGACACGATTGAAATACGCTCG ACGGGAGGTGATGGCTGCATATGCTATTTAGAATATGACCCAGACCAGCATGGTTTGGAATTTGTTGGGATGAAACAAGTAAAAGAATTGAGTTTAGTTCAATCTGTCTCTGCCGATAACAACTGCCTCGATGATTTGGCTAATTGTGGATATGCTATTGGTTTTGCATCAACAGATTTTATAATCTGGAACTTAATAAGTGAGGCAAAG GTTGTGCAAATTCCATGTGGTGGATGGCGACGTCCTCATTCTTATTATCTTGGTGATGTACCAGAAGCGATGAGCTGTTTTGCATATGTCAAG GATGAGATAATCTATATTCATCGAAAATGGGTACCAGAAAAGGAGAGGAAGATATTTCCCCAGAATTTGCACATCCAGTTTCATGGGAGAGAGATGCACTCCTTATGCTTTGTTTCTAAAAATACACTTGTTGAGGCAAATGGGAAGAATTTTCAGTTTGATAGATCTAGTTGGATTGCTACTGGGTGTGAGGATGGAACTGTGAGGTTGACTCG GTATATTCCTGGAGTTGAGGGTTGGCTTACATCAAAATTGCTTGGGGAACATGTTGGTGGATCTGCTGTGAGATCAATATGCTCAGTATCAAAGATGCACATAATTGCTTCCAACTTGACCAACTTGTCAGATTGGACAAAGAGACAAAACACTTGTGCCGGGGACATGGATAATCCTTTCTTGTTGATCTCGGTTGGGGCAAAGCGGGTGCTAACTTCTTGGCTATTGAGAGATAGGAATCTAGACAAGGAAAATGTATttattgaacaagaaaaaatggaaaatggaAATGGCTATAAGCCTTCGTCAGAAGTATCCTCATTGATGTCTTTCAAATGGCTGTCAACTGACATGCCTCCCAGAAATTCCAGTTCTTGTGGAAAAACAAAAGTAGCTGAGAAGATACAAGGAATAACCAAAGAACTTAATATGAATATTGATGTAACATCAGGACCACTTTTACTGGAAAAGGGGGAGGGATATTCAAAAATTTCTTATGATGATAAGTATGAGGATGACTGGAGATATCTGGCTGTCACTGCTTTTCTGGTGAAATGTGCTGGTTCCAG GTTGACTGTctgttttgttgttgttgcttgcTCAGATGCAACACTTGCACTGCGAGCTCTTGTTTTACCACATCGGTTATG GTTCGATGTGGCTTTGTTGGTTCCTCTATCATCACCAGTTTTAACATTGCAGCATGTCATCATTCCTAGCTGTTTGCCTTTTGAAG AGAACATTCGAATTGGAAATGTGTATATTGTGATCAGTGGAGCTACAGATGGAAGTATTGCCTTTTGGGATCTAACTGACAATGTTGAGGCTTTTGTTCAGCGGTTATCTACACTGAACATAGAGAAGTCTATAAATTGTCAAACACGGCCACGCACTGGAAGAGGAAGTCAGGGTGGACGATGGTGGAGAACATTAAGCGGTGGTGTGCCTAAAAATAGACCAGGTGATGGTTTAGTTGCAGTAAAAGCTGGAGAGAGGATGAACTGCAATTTGGCAAATCATCCTATGAATGAAGCATCAACAGCAGTAAGTGACGTGGAAAACTGCACAATAGTTTGTTCTCAAGCTGTAGACAACACACATCATGAACCAGAAGTGAATAGTGTCAATTCCCTGCCAGGAATATGTGAAATAAGGCCTTTCCATGTCTTCAATAATGTTCACCAATCAGGGGTCAACTCTCTTCATATTTCAGACATACAGGATATTCAAAGTTCTGAAAATGGTTTTGCGTTCAGTGTAATAAGTGGAGGCGATGATCAAGCACTCCACTGTCTTAAATTTGATTTGTCACCATTATCAACAGGGAAGGATTCTGACGTCGTGACATCAAATCTCATCAATTTATTCACTAGTTCTGAAAGCATGAAGAATAATTGTTGTAGACAAAGCCAGACAAACAAGTACAGGATCAGATTTTTATATCATGATCGAATCATCTCAGCTCATAGCTCTGCCATAAAag GTGTTTGGACAGATGGCATGTGGGTGTTTTCTACTGGTCTTGATCAGCGCATCAGATGCTGGCTTCTTCAGGATAACTGTAAATTAACTGAACAAGCTTATTTGATCATTAGTGTTCCAGAGCCAGAAGCACTGCATGCTAGAGCCTGTGGCAG GAACCACTACGAAATTGCAGTGGCTGGGAGAGGAATGCAAATGGTTGAGTTCTCCGCGTCTTAG
- the LOC118050480 gene encoding uncharacterized protein isoform X2, which translates to MSVSSVVLQVQSPERCLLYSMRLWGDSLETLRIASGTIFNEIIVWKVVPVEPHLDGLPSTSLLEDDIYLSCSLPDSFQLRFQKHKSAHMCRLIGHEGSIFRIAWSSDGSKLVSVSDDRSARIWAVRDELKDSDNREEEVAGPVLFGHNARVWDCCICDSVIVTAGEDCTCRVWRLDGKQLKMIKEHIGRGIWRCLYDPTSSLLITAGFDSSIKVHQVSASISQSLEGQIESKPFIDRMEIFTCRIPNSSEYIGLMDSKSEYVRCLHFTCEDTLYVATNNGYLYHARLHGTVDVKWTKLAQLSEEVPIVCMDLLSIKLPKHSNGVDDWVALGDGKGNMTIVRIMGDVFTPEVGFTFTWSAGKERQLLGTYWCKALGCRFIFTADPRGILKLWRLSDPLSSGSLTYGRTFDASLIAEFTSCFGIRITCLDASFEDEVLVCGDLRGNLVLFPLSKGLLLDKPTLQEIKISPLCYFKGSHGISTVSNISVAKLSSDTIEIRSTGGDGCICYLEYDPDQHGLEFVGMKQVKELSLVQSVSADNNCLDDLANCGYAIGFASTDFIIWNLISEAKVVQIPCGGWRRPHSYYLGDVPEAMSCFAYVKDEIIYIHRKWVPEKERKIFPQNLHIQFHGREMHSLCFVSKNTLVEANGKNFQFDRSSWIATGCEDGTVRLTRYIPGVEGWLTSKLLGEHVGGSAVRSICSVSKMHIIASNLTNLSDWTKRQNTCAGDMDNPFLLISVGAKRVLTSWLLRDRNLDKENVFIEQEKMENGNGYKPSSEVSSLMSFKWLSTDMPPRNSSSCGKTKVAEKIQGITKELNMNIDVTSGPLLLEKGEGYSKISYDDKYEDDWRYLAVTAFLVKCAGSRLTVCFVVVACSDATLALRALVLPHRLWFDVALLVPLSSPVLTLQHVIIPSCLPFEENIRIGNVYIVISGATDGSIAFWDLTDNVEAFVQRLSTLNIEKSINCQTRPRTGRGSQGGRWWRTLSGGVPKNRPGDGLVAVKAGERMNCNLANHPMNEASTAVSDVENCTIVCSQAVDNTHHEPEVNSVNSLPGICEIRPFHVFNNVHQSGVNSLHISDIQDIQSSENGFAFSVISGGDDQALHCLKFDLSPLSTGKDSDVVTSNLINLFTSSESMKNNCCRQSQTNKYRIRFLYHDRIISAHSSAIKGVWTDGMWVFSTGLDQRIRCWLLQDNCKLTEQAYLIISVPEPEALHARACGRNHYEIAVAGRGMQMVEFSAS; encoded by the exons ATGTCGGTGTCCAGTGTAGTTCTTCAAGTTCAATCTCCAG AGAGATGCCTTTTGTATTCCATGCGGTTATGGGGTGACAGTTTGGAAACTTTAAGAATTGCTTCCGGTACCATATTCAATGAG ATCATCGTTTGGAAAGTGGTTCCTGTAGAACCTCATCTTGATGGGCTGCCTTCAACAAGTCTCTTGGAAGATGATATATATTTGAGCTGTTCATTACCCGACTCTTTCCAGCTTCGTTTTCAGAAGCATAAATCTGCTCATATGTGCAGACTTATTGGACATGAAGGCTCAATTTTTCGCATAGCATGGTCCTCAGATGGATCCAAACTGGTTTCCGTCTCTGATGATCGCag TGCTCGTATCTGGGCTGTTAGGGATGAGCTGAAAGATTCAGATAACAGAGAGGAGGAGGTTGCAGGCCCTGTTCTGTTTGGTCATAATGCTAGAGTTTGGGACTGCTGTATCTGTGATTCT GTAATTGTCACTGCTGGTGAAGATTGTACATGTCGTGTATGGAGATTGGATGGCAAACAGCTCAAGATGATTAAGGAACACAT agGAAGAGGTATATGGCGTTGTTTGTATGATCCAACCTCTTCACTCCTCATTACTGCTGGATTTGACTCTTCAATCAAAGTGCATCAAGTGTCTGCTTCTATTTCCCAGAGCTTGGAAGGACAAATTGAATCAAAACCTTTCATTGACAGAATGGAGATATTTACCTGTCGCATCCCAAATTCATCTGAATATATTGGTCTCATGGACag CAAAAGTGAATATGTACGTTGCTTGCATTTCACATGCGAAGATACACTTTATGTTGCGACAAACAATGGTTATCTGTACCATGCTAGATTACATGGAACTGTGGATGTAAAATGGACAAAGCTTGCTCAGCTCAGTGAAGAGGTGCCGATTGTTTGTATGGATTTGCTGTCCATAAAACTCCCCAAACATTCCAATGGAGTTGATGACTGGGTTGCTTTAGGAGATGGTAAAGGAAACATGACAATTGTGAGAATTATGGGTGATGTTTTCACTCCCGAAGTGGGTTTCACCTTCACCTGGTCAGCAGGGAAAGAGAGACAACTCTTAGGAACCTATTGGTGCAAGGCATTGGGATGTAG GTTCATTTTTACTGCTGATCCTAGAGGAATTTTAAAGCTATGGAGGTTAAGCGATCCTTTATCATCTGGTTCTCTCACTTATGGAAGAACTTTTGATGCATCCCTTATAGCAGAATTCACATCATGTTTTGGAATTCGGATTACGTGTCTAGATGCGTCATTTGAGGATGAG GTGCTGGTATGTGGGGATTTGCGTGGAAATCTGGTTCTTTTCCCTTTGTCAAAGGGCTTGCTGCTGGACAAACCTACtctacaagaaataaaaatttcaccGTTGTGTTATTTTAAAGGATCTCATGGAATATCAACTGTATCCAACATTTCTGTTGCTAAATTGAGCTCTGACACGATTGAAATACGCTCG ACGGGAGGTGATGGCTGCATATGCTATTTAGAATATGACCCAGACCAGCATGGTTTGGAATTTGTTGGGATGAAACAAGTAAAAGAATTGAGTTTAGTTCAATCTGTCTCTGCCGATAACAACTGCCTCGATGATTTGGCTAATTGTGGATATGCTATTGGTTTTGCATCAACAGATTTTATAATCTGGAACTTAATAAGTGAGGCAAAG GTTGTGCAAATTCCATGTGGTGGATGGCGACGTCCTCATTCTTATTATCTTGGTGATGTACCAGAAGCGATGAGCTGTTTTGCATATGTCAAG GATGAGATAATCTATATTCATCGAAAATGGGTACCAGAAAAGGAGAGGAAGATATTTCCCCAGAATTTGCACATCCAGTTTCATGGGAGAGAGATGCACTCCTTATGCTTTGTTTCTAAAAATACACTTGTTGAGGCAAATGGGAAGAATTTTCAGTTTGATAGATCTAGTTGGATTGCTACTGGGTGTGAGGATGGAACTGTGAGGTTGACTCG GTATATTCCTGGAGTTGAGGGTTGGCTTACATCAAAATTGCTTGGGGAACATGTTGGTGGATCTGCTGTGAGATCAATATGCTCAGTATCAAAGATGCACATAATTGCTTCCAACTTGACCAACTTGTCAGATTGGACAAAGAGACAAAACACTTGTGCCGGGGACATGGATAATCCTTTCTTGTTGATCTCGGTTGGGGCAAAGCGGGTGCTAACTTCTTGGCTATTGAGAGATAGGAATCTAGACAAGGAAAATGTATttattgaacaagaaaaaatggaaaatggaAATGGCTATAAGCCTTCGTCAGAAGTATCCTCATTGATGTCTTTCAAATGGCTGTCAACTGACATGCCTCCCAGAAATTCCAGTTCTTGTGGAAAAACAAAAGTAGCTGAGAAGATACAAGGAATAACCAAAGAACTTAATATGAATATTGATGTAACATCAGGACCACTTTTACTGGAAAAGGGGGAGGGATATTCAAAAATTTCTTATGATGATAAGTATGAGGATGACTGGAGATATCTGGCTGTCACTGCTTTTCTGGTGAAATGTGCTGGTTCCAG GTTGACTGTctgttttgttgttgttgcttgcTCAGATGCAACACTTGCACTGCGAGCTCTTGTTTTACCACATCGGTTATG GTTCGATGTGGCTTTGTTGGTTCCTCTATCATCACCAGTTTTAACATTGCAGCATGTCATCATTCCTAGCTGTTTGCCTTTTGAAG AGAACATTCGAATTGGAAATGTGTATATTGTGATCAGTGGAGCTACAGATGGAAGTATTGCCTTTTGGGATCTAACTGACAATGTTGAGGCTTTTGTTCAGCGGTTATCTACACTGAACATAGAGAAGTCTATAAATTGTCAAACACGGCCACGCACTGGAAGAGGAAGTCAGGGTGGACGATGGTGGAGAACATTAAGCGGTGGTGTGCCTAAAAATAGACCAGGTGATGGTTTAGTTGCAGTAAAAGCTGGAGAGAGGATGAACTGCAATTTGGCAAATCATCCTATGAATGAAGCATCAACAGCAGTAAGTGACGTGGAAAACTGCACAATAGTTTGTTCTCAAGCTGTAGACAACACACATCATGAACCAGAAGTGAATAGTGTCAATTCCCTGCCAGGAATATGTGAAATAAGGCCTTTCCATGTCTTCAATAATGTTCACCAATCAGGGGTCAACTCTCTTCATATTTCAGACATACAGGATATTCAAAGTTCTGAAAATGGTTTTGCGTTCAGTGTAATAAGTGGAGGCGATGATCAAGCACTCCACTGTCTTAAATTTGATTTGTCACCATTATCAACAGGGAAGGATTCTGACGTCGTGACATCAAATCTCATCAATTTATTCACTAGTTCTGAAAGCATGAAGAATAATTGTTGTAGACAAAGCCAGACAAACAAGTACAGGATCAGATTTTTATATCATGATCGAATCATCTCAGCTCATAGCTCTGCCATAAAag GTGTTTGGACAGATGGCATGTGGGTGTTTTCTACTGGTCTTGATCAGCGCATCAGATGCTGGCTTCTTCAGGATAACTGTAAATTAACTGAACAAGCTTATTTGATCATTAGTGTTCCAGAGCCAGAAGCACTGCATGCTAGAGCCTGTGGCAG GAACCACTACGAAATTGCAGTGGCTGGGAGAGGAATGCAAATGGTTGAGTTCTCCGCGTCTTAG